Sequence from the Undibacterium piscinae genome:
GCCGGGTTTGCCGTAATCGGCCAGGCCAATGGCAGCGTAGTCTATCGTATGCAGTTGCGCGATGACGCGGTTCATCTCGTCGTAGATTTCGGCTCTTTGCTCTGGTGTCATGCCGGGCAGGGATTGATCCCACAGCACGCGACCATCGACAAATTCCATGATGAAAAAGGCGCGGCCGATCACGTCTTCATCGCTGCACAAGGCGTATTGCTTGGCCGCCGGGAAGCCCGCTTTGTTCAGGGCATCCATCACCTTAAATTCACGTTCTATCGCATGTGCCGAAGGCAAGAGCTTAGCCACCGGGCCCGGTTTGGCACGCATCACATAATGCTGATTGCCGGCACTCAGTTTGAAGGTAGGGTTAGATTGCCCGCCCTTGAATTGCTGAACGGTCAGGCTATCGGCCGAACTGGCGTCAAAACCTGCGACGTGCTGACGCATATAGTCGGCCAAGGCGCCTACATTGAATTGTTGACGCTCGCTGACGGGCATGGTGCCCATGAATTCTTCAAACATGTGGTCTCCGGCAATAAGGGATGGTGGGGTGCTTAGTTCTACCTTGTACTTCTGCGCTTTGCTTTTTTCTAAGTCTATTCTAGCGCACAAAACAGAACGACCGTACTATTTTTTGATTGAACTTGGAAAAAAGTTAAGGATGACGATATTTTGTGGGGAATCTGCAATTCATTCGCCGCTGTTGAACGTAACTGCTGACGTGCTGTGGGCGTAACTGCCGGCGTAACTTTGGCGGGAATTGTTCATCTGCTCTAATGCCGGGATGGCGATCAAGCTTAGTGCGGCTGCGGTCTATGAACTGAATGAAAAGTACTGATAGGTGTATAGCGCGGCTTGCACCGCGCTTCTGGCCTGGGCTAAGTTTTTTCTGAATCAGGCTTTACTCAGATTTCCATCGCCTTATTCGCATTGAGATCCATGAATCCCTTGATCAGGCGGTAAGCTTTCCAGATCCAGGCGCCTACCCAGATTAACCATGCCAGCGGGATGCCTATGATGCTGATAAAGAGCAAGACGCCCAGTGCCATCCAGAACAAATACCAGAAAAACGAACGGATCTGCCAGGTGTGGTGGCTGTAGACGAAGGTACCGGCGGCGTCGCCGCGTTTGACGTAGCTGATGATCAGCGGTATCCATGAGAAGGCGCCCATGGAAAACACCAGGCTGGCGGCATGGAACAGATATAGCACCCATGCCAGATTTTTCAGGGTCTGTAATTTTTCATCTAAAACGAGTTCTTGGTTCATGCGGGCCTTTTTATGGATGTCGTAGATTCGTTGCATATAATGTATTTATAGCATACTCCAGCCTGGTATATTTCCTGACCGCGCTATCTATATGCGCAAACTCACTATCTATACAGAAAATGAGGGGAGTATATGAATCCTGCCCCTCTGTTGACTGTGCGCAGACTAGCGCAGTAAATTCAAGACACCGTCGAGACCGACAAAATTGAGCGCGACATCGGCTTGCGCCCGCACTACCGGTTTGGCGCGGAAGGCTACCGAGAGACCCGCAATTTTCATCATCTTGAGGTCATTGGCGCCGTCGCCCATGACGATGGCCGCGCTGGTGGAGATGCCCATTTCGGCGCAGACGCGTTCTACCGTGCGCTGTTTTTCGTCGGCATCGACGATCCCGCCGACCACTTTGCCGGTGAGCTTGCCGTCTTCGATTTCCAGGACATTTGAATGTGTGTAATCAAGGTTCAGGCGGGTTTTCATGCGGTCGGTAAAGAAGGTGAAACCACCTGATACCAGCAGGGTTTTCATGCCTGCTTGCTGTATCGCGTCCAGCATGGCTTGCGCACCCAGGGATAATTGCAGGCGTTCATCGTAGACTTTTTGCAGGGCCGAAGCGTCCAGGCCTTTGAGCAAGGCCACGCGGCGCGTCAGGCTTTCCTGGAACTCGAGTTCGCCACGCATCGCCGCTTCGGTGATTTCCGATACCTGTGCTTTCAAGCCTTGCATATCAGCGATCTCGTCTATGCATTCTATGGTGATCAGGGTGGAATCCATATCCATCGCCACCAGTTTGAAATCGCTGAGATTTCTGTTGGCTGGCGCGCAGTGGATATCGATCTGCGCGGCATAGCATTCTTCCTCGATCTGGCGCTGCAGTTCTGGCGGGCAATTCGCTTGCTGCAGGCGCACCGCCTGTGGCGTCAATTGCACAGTGGCGCCCGCTTTGCTCAGGCTGGCGATACGCTGTACCAATGCCAGATCAGTGTGATCGAGGGCGCGCAAGGCTTGCAGGGTAATGTTCATCAGATTCATGCTGTCGTGTTCGTTTAATTGATAGGAATGATTTATGTGGAGGCCATATCAGCGGCGGCTATTGCAGGGCTTTCATGGTGCTCTTGATTTGTGCCACGCGCGCCGCCAGATCCGGCATATTCGCAGTGATGCGCAATTTATCCTGGCCGTTGAGTTTGACGTTCTTGTTCTTTTGCACCAGCTCTATGATGCGCATCGCATCGATAGGCGGTTGCGGTTCGAACTGCAGGCTGATCGCTTCGTTGTGGGCATCGATCTTGATGATGCCCAGCGGTTTGGCGGCAACCCGCAAGCGGTGCGTTTCCAGTAAAGATTTGACCGGATCAGGCAGTTTGCCGAAGCGGTCTATCATCTCTTCCTGCATATCGTCGATAGCGCCGGCCTTGCTGCAATTGGCCAGGCGTTTGTAGATCGACAGACGCTCATGCACGTCGCCGCAGAAGTCGTTCGGCAACAGCGCAGGGATGTGCAGATTGATTTCGGTCATGGTCGACAGTGGTGCCGCCAGATCCGGTTCCTTGCCGTTTTTCAGCGAGCGTACCGCTTCGCTGAGCATATCGGAATACATCTGGAAGCCGATCTCGTGCATTTCGCCCGATTGATTATCGCCCAGCACTTCACCGGCGCCGCGTATTTCCAGATCGTGCATCGCCAGGTAGAAACCACTGCCGAGTTCTTCCATCTGCTGAATCGCCTCCAGGCGGCGATTGGCTTGTTTGGCCAGGCCTTGCACATCGGCCACCAGCAAATACGCATAGGCCTGATGATGTGAGCGACCGACGCGGCCGCGCAACTGATGCAATTGCGCCAGACCGAATTTATCGGCCCTGTGCATGATGATGGTGTTGGCGGTAGGGACGTCGATACCGGTTTCGATAATCGTGGTGCAGAGCAAAATGTTGTAGCGCTGCGCGACAAAATCGCGCATGACTTTTTCCAGATCGCGTTCATGCATCTGGCCATGGCCGACCGCCACCCGCGCTTCGGGGATCAGCGCTTCGAGCATGGCTTTGCGGTTTTCTATGGTGTCGACTTCATTGTGCAGGAAATACACCTGACCACCGCGTTTGAGTTCGCGCAGGCAGGCTTCGCGGATTACCGAATCGTTTTCGCTGCGCACAAACGTTTTGATCGCCAGACGTTTTTGCGGGGCGGTGGCGATGATGGAGAAGTCGCGCAGACCTTCCAGTGCCATGCCCAGCGTGCGCGGGATAGGTGTCGCGGTGAGCGTGAGTACATCGACTTCGGCGCGAAGGGATTTCAATATTTCTTTTTGGCGTACCCCGAAACGGTGTTCTTCATCGATGATCACCAGACCCAGTCGCGAAAATTTGATGTCGCCCGACAGTAATTTGTGGGTGCCAATCACGATATCGAGCGTGCCGTCGCCCATGCCTTTCATGGCCAGCGTAATTTCTTTGCCGGTGCGGAAGCGCGAAAGCTCACCTATCTTTACCGGCCAGTTGGCAAAACGGTCGGCAAAGGTCTGGGCATGCTGTTCGGCCAGTAGCGTGGTCGGTGCCAGAATCGCCACCTGCTTGCCGCCCATCACGGCGACAAAGGCGGCGCGTAAGGCGACCTCGGTCTTGCCGAAGCCGACGTCACCGCAGATCAGCCTGTCCATAGGCTTGCCGGACGTCATATCCCCGATCACGGCGGTAATGGCAGCGGCCTGATCGGCGGTTTCCTCAAAGCCAAAACTATCGGCGAAGGCTTCGTAATCTTTGTGTGAAAACTCAAACGCGTGACCCTGGCGCAAGGCGCGGCGGGCGTACAGGTTAAGCAGTTCGGCAGCGGTATCGCGGATTTGTTGGGCGGCCTTGCGTTTGGCTTTTTCCCAATTGCCCGAACCTAATGCGTGCAAAGGCGCGTCATCGGGCGATGCGCCGGAATAGCGCGAGATCACGTGCAATTGCGAGACCGGCACGTAGAGCTTGGTTTCCTTGGCGTATTCCAGATGCAGGAACTCGGTTTCGCCTTCGCCCAGATCCATGCTGACCAGACCCATGTAGCGGCCTATGCCGTGATTACTGTGCACCACCGGGTCGCCGATTTTCAGTTCGGACAAATCGCGCACCATGTGCTCGACCTGGGTTACGGCTTCTTGCTTTTTACGGCCTATGCGTTTGCCTGAGCCTGCATACAGTTCAGTTTCGGTGACAAAGGCCAGCTCATCGAGCACGAAGCCGCTATGCAAAGGCGCAACGCCCAGCATTAGTTTGGCGTCTGAGGTGGCGAAGTCGGTATAACCTTCGCAAATGGCGAGTGGAATCGCGTAATCGTTGAAATACTGTTGCAGCGTTTCGCGCCGGCCCAGGGTTTCTGCGCAAATCAGTACGCGCTGTTTACTCTGCAGTAAAAACGAGCGCAAATTGGCCAGCGGGTCATCGGCGCGGCGGTTGACGGCGATATCCGGCAGCAAGCTAGAGATTTCGGAGGGTGCGCCGCCACTGCTCAATACCCAGCGAGCCTGAGATTTTAATGCGCCGAAAAAATCTTCGTCACGCAGAAACAGGACTTCCGGTGCCAGCACCGGCCGCTGCCGGTCCGACTTTAAAAATTGGTAGCGCGAGCGGGTATCAGCCCAGAAGCGTTGTATCGCTTCATCGATGTCACCGATCAGGACGAAATGGGTCTGATCCGGCAGGTAGTCGAACAGGGTCGCGGTTTCGTCAAAAAACAGAGGCAGATAATATTCTATCCCGGCCGACGGGATGCCGCCGCTGATGTCCTTGTAGATCATGGAGCGTGAAGGATCGCCTTCAAACTGCTCGCGCCAGCGGCTACGGAAGGCGGTACGAGCCGCCTCGTCCATAGGGAATTCGCGGCCCGGCAGCAAACGCACTTCACGTACCGGATACAGCGAACGCTGGGTGTCGGCATCAAAGGTGCGTATGGTTTCTATGCTGTCGCCAAACAAATCGAGGCGATACGGCAGCACCGAACCCATGGGGAAAATATCGATCAGGCCGCCGCGTACCGAGTACTCGCCGGGCGACATTACTTGTGATACGTGGGCGTAACCGGCCAAGGTCAGTTGCGATTTCAGGCGCGCTTCATTGAGTGTTTCGCCCTGCTTGAAAAAGAAGGTATAGGCGGCTAAAAACGAGGGCGGCGCCATCCGCACCAGAGCGGTGGTGGCCGGCACCAGTAACACGTCGCAGTTGCCGCCGCTGATCTCGTGCAGGGTTGCCAGGCGTTCGGAGACCAGATCCTGATGCGGTGAAAACGCATCGTAAGGCAGGGTTTCCCAATCCGGCAGCAAGTGACAGCGCAAGCCTTCGGCAAACCAGGGGATTTCGTCGAGCAGACGCTGGGCGTCGCCGGGGTTGGCGACAAACACCGTCAGCATGCGCTGTTGCGCCTTTAAAGCGACGGCAGTTTGTGCCAGCACATAGGCGTCGGCAGAGCCGTGCAGGTTAGGGAGAGCAAAACGATTGCCGGGCTTAGGGAGAGCTTTGACGAGATCAAATGACATAGACTGCAAAACTTGGGTTGGACTGCGAAAGCTCTGGGTCTCTGCCGGCGCAATCAAGCGAACGCGCACCGGACAAGGATTTGGCTTTAAAATGAGGCTCAATTATAAACGAAGCGGCTGGTGCTGTTTTTCGGATCGCCGCAATCCGCATGCTATCGTGATTTGCATGCTGTCACGATAGTCATGACGACCGCTGGCTTGACTAGCGTTTGATTAGCGATTGACTGCGGCTTAGCTATCGTTTATCGGCAACTTAGCACCATTTTTCTCTCAATTACTCAATTTCCCAATTACATTCGCGTGAATCAACTTACTTCAGCTAACACTCCCTCTTCATTGCCCTTGCCGGTGGCGCGTTATGTGGCACTCATTCCGGCAGCCGGGGTCGGTGCCCGTATGGGTGCTAGCACTCCCAAGCAATATCTGCAGATAGACGGTCAGCCTATCTTGCGCCACACCGTGCAGGCCTTTCTTGGCGCTGCCGGGATCGCGCATACCTACGTGGTGGTTAGCGCTGATGATGCGTATGCCGAGGCGGCGTTAAGCGGGTTAGCTCATGTCAGTATCTTGCGCTGTGGCGGTGCCACGCGCCGTGACACGGTCAGCAATGGTTTGCAGGCGCTGGCGGCGCAGTTGTCGGCACATGACTGGGTGTTGGTGCATGATGCGGCGCGCCCGGGCCTGACGCCGGCGCTGATCACTCAGTTGATACGGCAGGTCGGCACGCATGCCATCGGTGGTTTGCTGGCGCTGCCGGTGGTCGATACTGTCAAGCGCGTAGTGGCGGGGCGAGTCGAAACCATCTCGCGTGAAGGGTTGTGGCTGGCGCAGACGCCGCAAATGTTTCGCTATCAGGTTTTGTCCGAAGCCTTGCTTGCCGCCAGTGAAGTGACCGATGAAGCCAGTGCGATTGAGGCGGCCGGCCATGTGCCGTTGCTGATAGAAGGGCATGCCTGCAATCTGAAAGTGACGCTGCCGGCCGACCTCGCATTGGCGCAGCGCTATCTGAGCGGGCAGATGGGGTAAGCGTTTGAAGCGTCTGGTGAGGCGCTCGGCGGCGCTGTTTTGAGATTAATACTCCCGACTAGTATGAATGTTGCTTAGCGTGCAGCGCACATCTTGATTGCCTCATATGGGGTTGTTTCTCGATACTCCCTAAATATGGCAAAATAGATAGCAACTTATTTATTTACATAGCGATCCTCACATGAATACAAATCCTCCCGCTTTCCCGCCGTTCAGAATTGGTCAGGGCTACGATTGTCACGTCCTTGTTACTGGTCGCAAATTGATCATAGGTGGCGTGGATATCCCGCATAAGACCGGTTTGCTCGGGCATTCCGATGCCGATGTGCTGTTGCATGCGATTACCGATGCCTTGTTCGGCGCGGCTGGCCTTGGTGATATCGGCCGCCATTTTCCCGATACCGATCAGCGTTTTTCCGGTGCCGATTCGCGCGTGCTGTTGCGCGAGGCTGTGCTGCGATTGCATGCGGCGGGCTTTGTGGTCGGCAATCTTGATGCCACCATCATTGCCCAGCAACCCAAGATGGCACCGCATATAGGCGCGATGGTCGCCAATATTGCCGCTGATCTTCAGGTCGCTATCGGGCAAGTCAATATCAAGGCCAAGACCAATGAAAAACTTGGCTATCTGGGCCGGGAAGAAGGTATCGCTGCCGAAGCGGTGGCGCTGGTGTTTCGCGCCCAATCGGACTAGACTGGAAATATGGAATTCGCCTATTAGCGGGCGCATCGTTATTGTTGCTGGATTATTGGCTTAATTGTTGTTTTAGGAGTTGGAAATGGAAAAAGAAAAACTGAAAAGTCTGCTTAAGCAATTGCATGAAGGTTTGCTCAATACCGAGCATGTAGACGAAGAGGTCAGGTCTTTGCTGCAGGGTTTGGATCAGGATATACATGAGGTGCTCAGTGCCGATACGCCTGATGATCCGATTTATTCAGCCTTGAGCGAGCGCTCGCAGGCAATTTCGGCGCGCTTTGCCGCGCAGCATCCTAAACTGGAACCGGTACTGCGCGAATTGGGCGGCATGCTGGAGAAAATGGGCGTATAAGCGGGTAAGTAGTCAATGCCT
This genomic interval carries:
- a CDS encoding 2-C-methyl-D-erythritol 2,4-cyclodiphosphate synthase, translated to MNTNPPAFPPFRIGQGYDCHVLVTGRKLIIGGVDIPHKTGLLGHSDADVLLHAITDALFGAAGLGDIGRHFPDTDQRFSGADSRVLLREAVLRLHAAGFVVGNLDATIIAQQPKMAPHIGAMVANIAADLQVAIGQVNIKAKTNEKLGYLGREEGIAAEAVALVFRAQSD
- the mfd gene encoding transcription-repair coupling factor; amino-acid sequence: MSFDLVKALPKPGNRFALPNLHGSADAYVLAQTAVALKAQQRMLTVFVANPGDAQRLLDEIPWFAEGLRCHLLPDWETLPYDAFSPHQDLVSERLATLHEISGGNCDVLLVPATTALVRMAPPSFLAAYTFFFKQGETLNEARLKSQLTLAGYAHVSQVMSPGEYSVRGGLIDIFPMGSVLPYRLDLFGDSIETIRTFDADTQRSLYPVREVRLLPGREFPMDEAARTAFRSRWREQFEGDPSRSMIYKDISGGIPSAGIEYYLPLFFDETATLFDYLPDQTHFVLIGDIDEAIQRFWADTRSRYQFLKSDRQRPVLAPEVLFLRDEDFFGALKSQARWVLSSGGAPSEISSLLPDIAVNRRADDPLANLRSFLLQSKQRVLICAETLGRRETLQQYFNDYAIPLAICEGYTDFATSDAKLMLGVAPLHSGFVLDELAFVTETELYAGSGKRIGRKKQEAVTQVEHMVRDLSELKIGDPVVHSNHGIGRYMGLVSMDLGEGETEFLHLEYAKETKLYVPVSQLHVISRYSGASPDDAPLHALGSGNWEKAKRKAAQQIRDTAAELLNLYARRALRQGHAFEFSHKDYEAFADSFGFEETADQAAAITAVIGDMTSGKPMDRLICGDVGFGKTEVALRAAFVAVMGGKQVAILAPTTLLAEQHAQTFADRFANWPVKIGELSRFRTGKEITLAMKGMGDGTLDIVIGTHKLLSGDIKFSRLGLVIIDEEHRFGVRQKEILKSLRAEVDVLTLTATPIPRTLGMALEGLRDFSIIATAPQKRLAIKTFVRSENDSVIREACLRELKRGGQVYFLHNEVDTIENRKAMLEALIPEARVAVGHGQMHERDLEKVMRDFVAQRYNILLCTTIIETGIDVPTANTIIMHRADKFGLAQLHQLRGRVGRSHHQAYAYLLVADVQGLAKQANRRLEAIQQMEELGSGFYLAMHDLEIRGAGEVLGDNQSGEMHEIGFQMYSDMLSEAVRSLKNGKEPDLAAPLSTMTEINLHIPALLPNDFCGDVHERLSIYKRLANCSKAGAIDDMQEEMIDRFGKLPDPVKSLLETHRLRVAAKPLGIIKIDAHNEAISLQFEPQPPIDAMRIIELVQKNKNVKLNGQDKLRITANMPDLAARVAQIKSTMKALQ
- the serB gene encoding phosphoserine phosphatase SerB, with translation MNITLQALRALDHTDLALVQRIASLSKAGATVQLTPQAVRLQQANCPPELQRQIEEECYAAQIDIHCAPANRNLSDFKLVAMDMDSTLITIECIDEIADMQGLKAQVSEITEAAMRGELEFQESLTRRVALLKGLDASALQKVYDERLQLSLGAQAMLDAIQQAGMKTLLVSGGFTFFTDRMKTRLNLDYTHSNVLEIEDGKLTGKVVGGIVDADEKQRTVERVCAEMGISTSAAIVMGDGANDLKMMKIAGLSVAFRAKPVVRAQADVALNFVGLDGVLNLLR
- a CDS encoding DUF4404 family protein gives rise to the protein MEKEKLKSLLKQLHEGLLNTEHVDEEVRSLLQGLDQDIHEVLSADTPDDPIYSALSERSQAISARFAAQHPKLEPVLRELGGMLEKMGV
- a CDS encoding 2-C-methyl-D-erythritol 4-phosphate cytidylyltransferase, which codes for MPLPVARYVALIPAAGVGARMGASTPKQYLQIDGQPILRHTVQAFLGAAGIAHTYVVVSADDAYAEAALSGLAHVSILRCGGATRRDTVSNGLQALAAQLSAHDWVLVHDAARPGLTPALITQLIRQVGTHAIGGLLALPVVDTVKRVVAGRVETISREGLWLAQTPQMFRYQVLSEALLAASEVTDEASAIEAAGHVPLLIEGHACNLKVTLPADLALAQRYLSGQMG